A part of Thiomicrorhabdus sediminis genomic DNA contains:
- a CDS encoding sensor histidine kinase: protein MNRVLRFLKHYGWLTLLSSLLLMALVIMSQTLQNASSFADTYSTLLFFTFGGVSLLLFILAKTAWHLYGQLRRRVPGSKVTLRLTITSTLLLGIPTAIIFYFSLSFIQQGINQWFDVKTEVALNNATSLVRMTLDNKTRDSLNYSQSIAESNQDLLTISPILGVNRIRQQLNAQEVALFQLNQQLVAFSSEFGVNILPITPGDNLFQQIRNNKTYAAIETQPGAINEESFIRVFIPISDKTLGTQNALQIIFSIPAEMISLSESVAVASGQYKELSYLKGPLTASFILVLSMVLLLSLVTAILFTIRAVQNFTRPIRTLAKGTKAVSKGDYSVTMKVDDNDEFGELIHSFNDMIQRISRARNDIKIGHQQTEVQKLYLQTVIKNLSSGVMTMDMNHRLRTINDAAFAILNTDLSRHIGKKLSEVSEREDSMHLEDMLSQIEEMFEKSDKPWAMQLEFACKRGQKILSIHGSTLPSIDSKIGGYVIVIDDITELVQAQLHAAWSDVARRLAHEIKNPLTPIQLSAERLKFKLFNKLDESDRKLLTRMVETITEQVSTMQKLVQAFSDYANTPEVELKPTQINKLIGNITDMYQDPEANWQVNAELDENCPKAIVDSSRLRQLLHNLIKNAIEACATVESAQIVVSTACEDGEQLQLRVCDNGPGIPESSQNWIFEPYATDKPKGTGLGLAVVRKIVEEHHGQISLESSPDKGSCFIITLPTIARER from the coding sequence ATGAATCGAGTTTTACGCTTTTTAAAACATTATGGCTGGTTAACCCTGCTATCAAGCCTATTGCTGATGGCTTTGGTGATCATGAGCCAAACTCTGCAAAACGCATCAAGCTTCGCCGACACCTACTCGACCCTCTTGTTTTTCACCTTTGGTGGCGTGAGCCTATTGCTCTTTATTCTGGCGAAAACCGCCTGGCACCTGTATGGCCAATTACGCCGCAGGGTTCCGGGAAGCAAGGTCACCTTGCGTTTAACCATTACCTCAACCCTACTGCTCGGAATTCCGACCGCGATTATTTTCTATTTTTCATTAAGTTTCATTCAGCAGGGTATCAACCAGTGGTTTGATGTCAAAACCGAAGTCGCGCTGAATAACGCCACCTCTTTGGTGCGCATGACACTGGATAACAAAACCCGAGACAGCTTGAACTACAGCCAATCGATCGCCGAATCGAATCAGGACCTACTGACCATATCGCCCATTCTCGGAGTCAACCGCATTCGTCAACAACTCAATGCGCAGGAAGTCGCCCTATTTCAGCTTAACCAACAGCTAGTCGCATTCAGTAGTGAATTTGGCGTCAATATCCTGCCGATCACTCCCGGGGACAACCTATTCCAACAAATTCGCAACAATAAGACCTACGCTGCGATCGAAACCCAACCGGGAGCAATCAATGAAGAGAGTTTTATTCGCGTCTTTATCCCGATCAGCGACAAAACTTTGGGCACCCAAAACGCCTTGCAGATTATTTTCTCGATTCCGGCGGAGATGATCAGTCTGTCCGAATCGGTTGCGGTCGCTTCCGGTCAGTATAAAGAGCTGTCCTATCTAAAAGGTCCATTGACCGCCAGTTTCATTCTCGTCCTATCGATGGTGCTATTGCTATCGTTGGTCACCGCGATTCTTTTCACCATTCGCGCGGTGCAAAACTTCACCCGTCCGATCCGCACCCTCGCCAAAGGCACCAAAGCGGTCTCCAAGGGAGACTATAGCGTGACCATGAAGGTCGATGACAATGATGAGTTCGGCGAGTTGATCCACTCCTTTAACGACATGATCCAGCGTATTTCACGGGCGCGAAACGACATCAAAATCGGACATCAACAGACGGAAGTGCAAAAACTCTATCTGCAAACGGTCATCAAGAACCTTTCCAGTGGGGTCATGACGATGGACATGAACCATCGTCTGCGCACCATTAACGATGCCGCCTTTGCCATCCTCAATACCGACCTGAGTCGTCATATCGGCAAAAAACTTTCCGAAGTCAGCGAGCGCGAAGACAGCATGCATCTCGAAGACATGCTCTCGCAGATCGAAGAGATGTTTGAAAAATCCGATAAACCCTGGGCGATGCAACTCGAATTTGCCTGTAAACGCGGGCAGAAGATTCTTTCCATACACGGCTCAACATTGCCGAGTATCGACAGCAAAATCGGCGGTTATGTCATTGTTATCGACGACATCACCGAACTGGTTCAAGCCCAGCTCCATGCGGCCTGGAGCGATGTCGCGCGCCGTCTTGCGCATGAGATCAAAAACCCGCTGACTCCGATTCAACTGTCTGCCGAACGTCTCAAATTCAAACTATTCAATAAGCTCGATGAAAGCGACCGTAAACTGCTAACCCGCATGGTCGAGACCATTACCGAACAGGTTTCCACCATGCAGAAGCTGGTACAGGCATTCAGTGACTACGCCAATACGCCGGAAGTCGAATTGAAGCCGACGCAGATCAATAAACTGATCGGCAATATCACCGATATGTATCAAGACCCCGAAGCCAATTGGCAAGTCAATGCGGAACTTGATGAAAACTGCCCTAAAGCGATCGTTGACAGCTCGCGCTTGCGCCAGCTATTACATAACTTGATCAAGAATGCGATCGAGGCCTGCGCCACGGTGGAATCGGCACAAATTGTCGTTAGCACTGCTTGCGAGGATGGCGAACAACTGCAACTTCGGGTCTGTGATAACGGCCCGGGCATTCCTGAATCGTCACAAAACTGGATTTTTGAACCTTATGCTACTGACAAACCTAAGGGTACTGGGTTAGGATTGGCTGTAGTACGTAAGATTGTTGAAGAACATCATGGGCAAATTTCCCTGGAATCTTCACCTGACAAGGGTTCGTGCTTTATAATCACCTTACCGACTATAGCTAGAGAGCGTTAA
- a CDS encoding DUF4390 domain-containing protein codes for MAAVQSVSFGHLAANYYRLFNWTRIKKHLAKALTPGLFACFVLLPIASHAADEPKIDILNVTDYQQDKQLLIDSTSHFNIPERVIDAVHHEIALNFKIEIQLTEASRFLGFKYQRTRKNVIFHTQLYAYGVSRQYTLYNSRNNKSQSFRTIDEALKTLATLQAFPVASLSELHPEQRYTLRMRISLDYWKLPTPLILEALFNDEWHLDSQWFETTLKTPLSWQ; via the coding sequence ATGGCTGCGGTTCAATCAGTCAGCTTCGGACATCTTGCCGCAAATTATTACCGCCTGTTTAATTGGACACGGATCAAAAAACATCTGGCCAAGGCATTAACGCCTGGCTTATTTGCCTGCTTTGTGCTGTTACCAATCGCCAGCCACGCGGCCGATGAACCCAAAATCGACATTCTCAATGTCACCGATTACCAGCAAGACAAACAGCTGCTGATCGATTCAACCAGTCATTTTAATATTCCCGAAAGGGTTATAGATGCGGTGCATCATGAGATTGCGCTGAATTTCAAAATCGAAATCCAGCTGACCGAAGCGAGCCGATTTTTAGGCTTTAAATATCAGCGCACCCGTAAAAACGTGATCTTTCACACCCAACTTTATGCTTATGGTGTGAGTCGCCAATACACTCTTTACAATAGCCGTAATAACAAGTCGCAATCTTTCCGTACCATCGATGAAGCTTTAAAAACACTTGCGACCCTGCAGGCGTTTCCAGTAGCATCCTTATCTGAACTGCACCCGGAACAACGCTATACTTTGCGTATGCGTATCTCTCTGGATTATTGGAAACTGCCAACGCCGTTAATTTTGGAAGCCTTGTTTAATGATGAATGGCACTTGGACAGTCAGTGGTTTGAAACCACTCTTAAAACCCCGTTGAGTTGGCAATGA
- the rsmB gene encoding 16S rRNA (cytosine(967)-C(5))-methyltransferase RsmB: MDQQANNALNSRFIALKICLTVVENGRSLSQSLPEGLAQFSDRRERNFTQNLVLGTIRWQARLEAIRAQLLKKPLKAKDEDVNQLILLGLYQILYMDTPEHAAVGETVAVVNKLKKPWAKGLVNGVLRNFLRDKQSICDEVDLKPAQRYSHPQWLFKALRKAYPDQWAEIMQANNEIAPLTLRVNRHQQSRDEFLAKLSKQGIEASAHPDSEHGIILNQSADISQFPTYEEGGFSVQDGAAQQAALILQPQADERILDACAAPGGKTTHLLEVSDNQAKVLALEVAEERLERLAENLYRLDLEADYQVGDASQPDQWWDKQPFDKILLDAPCSATGIIRRHPDIKWHRTAEDIEALVETQASILQALWPTLKPGGKLLYATCSVLPQENTLQIQQFLQQTEDAEEIKLDLSSAIKLPTPGSQFLPGTHGMDGFYYCLLQKKQVQ, encoded by the coding sequence ATGGATCAGCAAGCCAACAATGCGCTAAACAGCCGCTTTATTGCGCTGAAAATCTGTTTAACCGTTGTCGAAAACGGACGTTCTTTAAGCCAGAGCCTGCCGGAAGGTCTGGCGCAATTCAGTGACCGTCGTGAGCGCAACTTCACACAGAATCTGGTACTGGGCACCATCCGTTGGCAGGCTCGTTTGGAAGCAATTCGCGCGCAACTGTTAAAAAAACCGCTGAAAGCCAAGGATGAAGATGTCAATCAGTTAATCCTGCTTGGTCTTTATCAGATCCTCTATATGGATACACCTGAGCATGCTGCGGTTGGTGAAACAGTAGCGGTGGTGAACAAACTTAAAAAACCTTGGGCAAAGGGCTTGGTCAATGGCGTATTGCGTAATTTTTTACGCGATAAGCAAAGCATTTGTGATGAGGTCGACCTGAAACCGGCACAAAGATACTCACACCCGCAATGGTTATTTAAAGCGTTACGCAAAGCCTACCCGGACCAGTGGGCAGAAATTATGCAGGCCAACAACGAGATTGCCCCACTCACCTTGCGAGTCAACCGCCATCAACAAAGCCGCGACGAATTCCTTGCCAAACTCAGCAAGCAGGGCATTGAGGCCAGCGCCCACCCGGACAGCGAACACGGCATCATTCTTAATCAAAGTGCCGATATCAGCCAATTCCCGACTTATGAGGAAGGCGGCTTCAGTGTACAGGACGGTGCCGCCCAGCAGGCCGCATTGATTCTGCAACCGCAGGCGGATGAACGCATTCTCGATGCTTGTGCGGCACCGGGAGGCAAGACCACCCACTTACTGGAAGTCAGCGACAATCAAGCCAAGGTATTGGCCCTGGAAGTCGCCGAAGAACGCCTTGAACGACTGGCGGAAAACCTATACCGCCTTGATCTTGAGGCCGATTATCAGGTAGGCGATGCCAGCCAGCCCGATCAGTGGTGGGACAAGCAACCATTCGATAAAATCCTGCTTGATGCCCCCTGCTCGGCAACCGGTATTATCCGCCGTCACCCGGATATCAAATGGCATCGAACCGCTGAAGACATCGAAGCCTTGGTAGAAACCCAGGCGTCTATTCTGCAGGCTCTATGGCCGACCCTGAAACCCGGCGGGAAATTGCTTTATGCGACCTGTTCGGTGCTGCCTCAGGAAAACACCCTACAAATACAGCAGTTTCTGCAACAAACCGAGGATGCCGAAGAGATTAAGCTCGATTTAAGCAGCGCCATCAAACTGCCAACACCTGGTTCGCAATTTCTACCGGGCACTCACGGCATGGACGGTTTTTACTACTGTCTACTACAAAAGAAACAGGTGCAGTAA
- the fmt gene encoding methionyl-tRNA formyltransferase, with translation MSLRIVFAGTPDFSVAPLKALIESEHDVVAVYTQPDRPAGRGRKLTASPVKQVALEQNIAVYQPLSLKDPDAQSELKALDADIMIVVAYGLILPQRVLDMPKFGCLNIHASLLPRWRGAAPIQRAIESGDKETGITIMQMDAGLDTGDMLYKLHTNINADDSAQTLHDRLSTLGCEALLATLRQLETNSLSPEKQDESLVTYAEKLNKAEAEINWQQPAQMIVRKIQAFNPYPVAFTHFEDKPLRIWQARLLNDDEKSQYQNQAGKVIALSKQGMIIGTADEPLCVSLVQPAVKKAMSAYDFAQARQLSGYQF, from the coding sequence ATGAGCCTGCGCATTGTTTTTGCCGGAACCCCTGATTTTTCCGTTGCACCTCTAAAAGCCCTTATAGAATCCGAACATGACGTGGTGGCGGTCTATACCCAACCAGACCGCCCCGCCGGACGAGGCCGCAAATTGACGGCAAGCCCCGTCAAACAGGTGGCTTTAGAGCAAAACATTGCAGTCTATCAACCGCTATCGCTTAAAGACCCGGACGCCCAATCCGAACTCAAAGCGCTTGATGCCGACATTATGATTGTTGTCGCCTATGGATTGATTCTTCCACAGCGGGTTTTGGATATGCCTAAATTTGGCTGCTTGAATATTCATGCCTCACTGTTACCTCGCTGGCGTGGCGCCGCACCGATTCAGCGCGCCATTGAAAGCGGCGATAAAGAAACCGGTATTACCATTATGCAGATGGACGCCGGACTCGATACCGGCGACATGCTCTATAAACTGCATACAAATATCAACGCCGATGACAGTGCTCAAACCTTACATGACCGTTTAAGCACTTTAGGATGCGAGGCATTGCTGGCGACTTTACGGCAGCTCGAAACCAACAGCTTATCGCCTGAAAAACAGGATGAAAGCCTGGTCACCTATGCTGAAAAACTGAATAAGGCCGAGGCCGAAATCAACTGGCAACAACCGGCACAGATGATTGTCCGCAAGATTCAGGCGTTCAATCCATACCCTGTCGCCTTTACCCATTTTGAAGACAAGCCGTTACGCATTTGGCAGGCCAGATTACTGAATGACGATGAAAAATCGCAATACCAGAACCAAGCCGGCAAGGTGATTGCCCTCAGCAAACAAGGCATGATTATCGGCACTGCCGATGAACCGCTTTGTGTCAGCCTAGTTCAACCGGCAGTTAAAAAAGCGATGTCCGCCTATGACTTCGCTCAAGCTCGTCAATTAAGCGGATATCAGTTCTAA
- the def gene encoding peptide deformylase, protein MEKLDIVLYPDQGLREMCKPVAEMSDDMDKLIDDMFYTMYDAPGIGLAAPQIAVQERVIVVDVSESKDQPIALINPEIVRSAGEITWEEGCLSIPGVYAKVTRPSDIIVRGMDRDGNNIEFEANELLAVCLQHEIDHLNGKLFVDHLSGLKRTRALQKFKKHMEAQQAE, encoded by the coding sequence ATGGAAAAACTCGATATCGTTCTTTATCCCGATCAAGGCTTACGTGAAATGTGCAAGCCGGTCGCTGAAATGTCCGATGATATGGATAAACTCATTGATGACATGTTTTACACCATGTACGATGCTCCCGGCATCGGTCTGGCCGCACCGCAGATTGCCGTGCAAGAACGCGTCATTGTCGTCGATGTATCGGAAAGCAAAGACCAACCGATCGCATTGATCAACCCTGAAATAGTCCGTTCCGCCGGTGAAATCACTTGGGAAGAAGGCTGCCTGTCGATTCCTGGCGTCTACGCCAAAGTGACTCGCCCCAGCGACATTATCGTGCGCGGCATGGATCGCGACGGCAACAACATCGAATTTGAAGCCAATGAATTATTGGCGGTATGTCTGCAGCATGAAATTGATCACCTCAACGGTAAACTGTTTGTCGACCACCTTTCAGGTTTGAAGCGTACTCGCGCGCTGCAGAAATTTAAAAAACATATGGAAGCTCAGCAGGCTGAATAA
- the dprA gene encoding DNA-processing protein DprA — protein MSTFTDLPSLLAYQQAFVTVSQAESVQAYFGSLQNGLDASLSQWQNSQILTDAQLEKLFAEDIASKVDLSLDWAQGDSQNWLIYGAKDYPKQLMQIDDAPLLLGVRGQAELLNDPQLAIVGSRHASKQGINIAEDFARFLSDRGLIVTSGLARGIDTAAHQGALQGLAKTVAVVATGLDRIYPAANKNLGLQIVEQGVMVSEFPLGTQPLSHHFPRRNRIISGLSLGTLVVEAALQSGSLITARLASEQGREVFAVPGSIHNPQAKGCHQLIKQGAKLVESGEDILQEISDSLKPLTATVDHRETDAQTAPQWAKKLTPSAQKLLALMDYDETSLDELAVLSKMPVSSLQAELLMLELDGVIESLSAGRWRKIR, from the coding sequence ATGTCAACTTTTACCGATTTGCCCTCATTATTGGCCTACCAACAAGCCTTTGTCACGGTCTCTCAGGCCGAGTCGGTACAGGCCTATTTCGGCAGTCTGCAAAACGGTTTGGATGCCAGTCTGTCACAATGGCAAAACAGTCAGATCCTAACTGATGCACAACTGGAAAAACTGTTTGCCGAAGACATTGCCAGTAAGGTCGATTTGTCTTTGGATTGGGCGCAAGGCGATTCGCAGAATTGGTTGATTTACGGCGCGAAAGACTACCCCAAACAGCTTATGCAAATTGATGATGCGCCGCTGCTCTTGGGGGTGCGCGGTCAGGCTGAGCTGTTGAATGATCCGCAATTGGCGATAGTCGGTAGTCGCCATGCCTCTAAGCAGGGTATCAATATCGCCGAAGATTTTGCCCGGTTTTTATCGGATCGAGGTTTGATTGTTACCAGCGGACTGGCACGAGGCATTGATACCGCAGCCCACCAGGGGGCCTTGCAAGGTTTGGCGAAAACCGTTGCGGTGGTTGCTACCGGTCTGGATCGGATTTATCCGGCGGCCAATAAAAACCTCGGTCTGCAAATTGTCGAGCAGGGGGTGATGGTTTCCGAGTTTCCATTAGGTACTCAGCCGTTAAGTCATCATTTCCCGCGGCGCAATCGCATTATCAGTGGCTTGAGTCTGGGGACGCTGGTGGTCGAGGCGGCATTGCAGAGCGGTTCTTTAATTACCGCCAGACTGGCTTCCGAACAAGGTCGGGAAGTGTTTGCCGTACCCGGTTCAATTCATAACCCGCAAGCGAAAGGCTGTCATCAGTTGATCAAGCAGGGGGCTAAGTTGGTGGAAAGCGGCGAGGATATTCTGCAGGAAATCAGCGACTCTTTGAAGCCTTTGACCGCGACGGTTGATCATCGAGAAACAGATGCCCAAACCGCGCCGCAATGGGCAAAAAAGTTAACGCCCTCAGCTCAAAAACTGCTGGCCTTGATGGATTATGACGAAACCTCTTTAGATGAACTCGCGGTGCTTTCTAAAATGCCGGTTTCCAGTTTGCAAGCCGAATTGCTGATGCTCGAGTTGGACGGTGTTATTGAATCCTTGTCGGCGGGGCGTTGGCGTAAAATCCGCTAG
- a CDS encoding ATP-binding protein translates to MSTRIKPSKPFSQAPNRVLAIGFHGDEKKALQQNLGELAYSAEFVGDIEHAQKTIESFSPSDFCCYLIAENCFSDEHFQAFQSLRNQPIYQHIPVVLQLQSNQPEIIQQGLAIEVFFYLIAPYSLELLKSVLNAANHGFNHYQQLSPKIRQFSASQPLLQYAEFSVKTVEQAHDLASVLSYMTPDPKKSTIGLFELMLNAIEHGNLEIGYLNKTKFISEGRLKEEINQRLFDDKYKERKVSIILNRTEDSLVFTIKDDGSGFDAEPYLDFNQMRAMDNHGRGIMIANQFSFDELHYSENGSCVTAVIYLNR, encoded by the coding sequence ATGTCCACTCGAATCAAGCCATCAAAACCCTTCAGCCAAGCGCCGAATAGAGTCTTAGCGATAGGCTTTCACGGTGACGAAAAAAAGGCGTTACAGCAAAACCTTGGCGAACTGGCTTATAGCGCTGAATTTGTTGGCGACATAGAACACGCACAAAAAACCATCGAAAGCTTCTCTCCGAGTGACTTTTGCTGTTATCTGATTGCCGAAAATTGTTTTTCCGACGAACATTTTCAAGCTTTTCAAAGCTTACGCAACCAGCCTATCTATCAACACATTCCGGTTGTACTGCAACTGCAAAGCAATCAACCTGAAATCATTCAACAAGGACTGGCGATTGAGGTATTCTTCTACCTGATCGCTCCCTATTCGCTGGAGCTATTGAAAAGTGTTTTGAACGCCGCCAATCACGGCTTTAATCATTACCAACAGCTATCACCTAAAATCCGCCAATTCTCGGCATCTCAGCCGCTTTTACAATATGCCGAATTTAGTGTGAAAACCGTGGAACAAGCACATGATTTAGCCTCGGTATTATCCTATATGACACCGGACCCTAAAAAATCGACTATCGGATTGTTTGAACTAATGCTCAATGCCATTGAACATGGCAATTTGGAGATCGGCTATTTGAATAAAACCAAATTCATCTCCGAAGGCCGTTTAAAAGAGGAAATCAATCAGCGTTTATTCGACGATAAATACAAAGAGCGTAAGGTAAGTATCATTTTGAATAGAACCGAGGACAGCTTGGTCTTTACCATTAAAGACGACGGCAGCGGTTTTGATGCCGAGCCTTATCTTGATTTCAACCAAATGCGCGCCATGGACAACCACGGCCGCGGCATTATGATTGCCAACCAATTCAGTTTTGATGAACTGCACTACAGTGAGAACGGCAGCTGTGTCACCGCGGTGATTTATTTAAACCGATAA
- the topA gene encoding type I DNA topoisomerase → MTNLVIVESPAKAKTIEKYLGKDFTVRSSYGHIRDIQKKGMGIDIANGFEPSYEISSDKKKNVAELRKLAKTADAIWLATDEDREGEAIAWHLAETLKLNVNETKRIVFHEITKPAIQAAIASPRTVDLDLVNAQQARRILDRIVGFELSPILWKKIRTGLSAGRVQSVAVRLIVEREKEIEAFASSFVFRVQGVLQLLDDNGKVVGDLEVKRSATFDNEEQAKEFLAAVQKANLSVISLEEKPAKRAPKAPFTTSTLQQEAASKLGFSVKQTMMIAQRLYESGKITYMRTDSLNLSEVAIEQAKQVISENYGGQYSAPRRYKTKNAEAQEAHEAIRPTDFNVESVAGERNEQRLYQLIWRRAIASQMAEAQLKRTTAEVGIDLLPADKLTAKGEVVTFDGFLKVYNFEGKEEQGLLPPMTIGQKLQLGELQARQSFARPPARYNEASLVRTLEEMGIGRPSTYAPTIDTVQQRGYVVKEDREGTPRDYRQLILTADGIEAQTLSEMAGSEKNKLFPTDIAGIVTNFLSKHFEEILDYQFTAKVEDKFDVIAKGKLEWQQMLQEFYNQFHPQVLAAEDVSREEAGQARLLGPHPENGKPMFVKIGRFGPYVQLGDGENEEKPQFASLMPGQKMDLLTLEQALDLFKLPREVGQMPHDFKAEAVDGSEFSVEKGQTLIAKQGPFGPYLEYGTKLYAPIKGFDPLSITLEEAVALVENKIQTEAEKIVKTFPGTDVKILKGRWGPYITDLVTKKNAKIAKDEDALQLTLEECQKRLDEAPEPKKRGRGAAKKAPAKKAAAKKTTTKKAASKKPAAKKTAAKKTTAKKTTATKK, encoded by the coding sequence ATGACGAATTTGGTAATAGTGGAGTCTCCCGCTAAAGCAAAGACAATTGAAAAGTACCTGGGCAAAGACTTTACCGTGCGTTCAAGTTATGGGCATATTCGCGATATCCAGAAAAAGGGTATGGGGATTGATATTGCCAACGGTTTCGAACCGAGCTACGAAATTTCGTCTGATAAAAAGAAAAACGTTGCTGAACTGAGAAAGCTCGCCAAAACGGCAGATGCCATCTGGCTCGCAACCGATGAGGACCGCGAAGGGGAAGCCATTGCATGGCACCTGGCGGAAACCCTAAAGCTGAATGTAAACGAAACCAAGCGTATTGTTTTCCATGAAATCACCAAGCCGGCGATTCAGGCGGCGATTGCCTCGCCGCGTACCGTTGATTTGGATTTGGTGAACGCCCAGCAAGCGCGTCGTATCCTAGACCGAATTGTCGGTTTTGAACTGTCGCCGATTCTATGGAAAAAGATTCGTACCGGTTTGTCGGCCGGTCGTGTTCAGTCGGTGGCGGTACGTTTGATTGTGGAACGCGAAAAAGAGATTGAGGCCTTCGCTTCAAGTTTTGTCTTCCGTGTTCAAGGCGTATTGCAGCTACTTGATGATAACGGCAAGGTTGTTGGCGATTTGGAAGTCAAACGCAGTGCAACCTTTGATAATGAAGAACAAGCAAAAGAATTCTTAGCCGCGGTACAAAAAGCCAATCTGTCGGTGATCTCATTGGAAGAAAAACCGGCTAAGCGAGCTCCCAAAGCGCCGTTTACCACCTCGACACTGCAGCAGGAAGCGGCTTCAAAACTGGGCTTCTCGGTTAAGCAAACCATGATGATTGCGCAGCGCCTATATGAGTCTGGGAAAATCACTTATATGCGTACCGACTCATTGAACCTGTCAGAAGTGGCGATTGAACAGGCCAAGCAGGTAATCAGCGAAAACTATGGTGGACAATACAGCGCACCGCGCCGTTATAAAACCAAAAATGCCGAAGCGCAGGAAGCTCACGAAGCGATTCGTCCGACCGATTTCAATGTTGAATCGGTCGCCGGCGAGCGCAATGAACAACGTCTTTATCAGCTGATCTGGCGTCGAGCGATTGCCTCGCAAATGGCCGAGGCACAATTAAAACGTACCACTGCGGAAGTCGGTATTGATCTATTGCCGGCCGATAAATTGACGGCCAAAGGTGAAGTGGTCACTTTTGACGGTTTCTTGAAGGTCTATAACTTCGAAGGTAAAGAAGAGCAGGGGCTATTGCCACCGATGACTATCGGTCAGAAGTTGCAACTAGGCGAGTTACAGGCTCGTCAGAGCTTTGCTCGACCACCGGCGCGCTATAATGAAGCCAGTTTGGTTCGCACCTTGGAAGAGATGGGGATTGGACGTCCGTCAACCTATGCACCAACCATCGATACGGTTCAGCAGCGTGGTTATGTGGTCAAGGAAGATCGCGAGGGAACACCTCGTGATTACCGTCAATTGATTTTGACGGCGGATGGTATTGAGGCGCAGACCTTGAGCGAGATGGCCGGTAGCGAAAAGAACAAGCTGTTCCCGACCGATATCGCCGGCATTGTCACCAATTTCCTGAGTAAGCATTTTGAAGAGATTTTGGATTATCAATTCACTGCCAAGGTGGAAGACAAGTTTGATGTGATCGCCAAGGGTAAACTGGAATGGCAGCAGATGCTGCAAGAGTTCTATAACCAGTTCCATCCTCAAGTTTTGGCGGCTGAAGACGTTTCCCGTGAAGAAGCCGGGCAAGCGCGTTTATTGGGGCCACACCCGGAAAACGGTAAGCCGATGTTTGTTAAGATCGGCCGTTTTGGTCCTTATGTGCAATTGGGTGATGGCGAAAATGAAGAAAAACCACAGTTTGCCAGCCTGATGCCGGGACAGAAAATGGATCTGCTCACATTGGAACAAGCGCTTGATCTGTTCAAATTGCCGCGTGAAGTCGGGCAGATGCCGCATGATTTCAAAGCGGAGGCAGTTGACGGTTCGGAGTTCTCGGTCGAAAAAGGTCAGACCTTGATCGCCAAGCAAGGACCTTTCGGGCCTTATCTGGAATATGGTACTAAGCTCTATGCGCCGATCAAAGGTTTCGACCCGCTTTCAATCACTTTGGAAGAAGCGGTCGCGCTGGTGGAAAATAAGATTCAGACTGAAGCCGAAAAGATTGTTAAGACATTCCCGGGTACCGATGTCAAAATTCTTAAGGGGCGTTGGGGGCCTTATATCACCGATTTGGTGACCAAGAAAAATGCCAAAATCGCCAAGGATGAAGACGCTTTGCAATTGACGCTGGAAGAGTGTCAGAAGCGACTCGATGAAGCGCCTGAACCGAAAAAACGTGGTCGTGGAGCAGCGAAGAAGGCGCCGGCCAAGAAAGCCGCTGCGAAAAAAACTACCACTAAAAAAGCGGCAAGCAAAAAACCGGCGGCGAAAAAGACAGCAGCCAAGAAAACTACCGCTAAGAAAACTACGGCAACGAAAAAGTAG